One Thermoanaerobacter pseudethanolicus ATCC 33223 DNA window includes the following coding sequences:
- the thrS gene encoding threonine--tRNA ligase, with translation MIIILKDGTQREFEKGMTVYEIAKSISERLAKEAVGGKFNGKVVELNTKIEEDGKLEILTFDDEEGKKIYWHTSSHILAQAVKRLFKDVKLAIGPAIDNGFYYDFDTDRPFTTEDFEAIEQEMNKIIKEDYKLERFVLPKDKAIKLMEGKGEPYKVELIKEIPEGEEISFYKQGEFTDLCAGPHLMSTGMVKTIKLLSVAGAYWKGDEKNKMLQRIYGISFPKKSMLDEYLHMLEEAKKRDHRKLGKELDLFSIHPEGPGFPFFHPKGMIIRNILEDFWRKEHMKHGYQEIKTPIILNEELWRRSGHWDHYKENMYFTEIDGETYAIKPMNCPGAMLVYKSTMHSYRDLPLRLCELGLVHRHELSGVLHGLMRVRSFTQDDAHLFMTPEQVEDEILGVINLVDYFYKIFGFEYFVELSTRPENSMGSDEDWELATNALISALNRVNLPYKVNEGDGAFYGPKIDFHLKDSIGRTWQCGTIQLDFQMPERFELEYIGPDGEKHRPIMLHRVIYGSIERFIGILTEHFAGAFPTWLAPVQVRVLPISDKHYAYAQNVYGRLLENDIRAELDDRNEKVGYKIREAQLQKIPYMLIVGDKEVEQGTVSLRSRKEGDLGAISLSEFIEKILKEIATKAL, from the coding sequence ATGATTATAATATTAAAGGATGGCACACAAAGAGAATTTGAAAAGGGTATGACAGTTTATGAAATAGCTAAAAGTATAAGTGAAAGATTAGCAAAAGAAGCCGTCGGTGGAAAGTTTAATGGCAAAGTAGTGGAACTTAATACAAAAATTGAAGAGGACGGAAAATTAGAAATTTTGACTTTTGATGATGAAGAAGGAAAAAAAATTTATTGGCACACTTCTTCCCATATTTTAGCACAAGCTGTAAAAAGGCTTTTTAAAGATGTGAAATTGGCAATTGGTCCAGCCATAGACAATGGTTTTTACTATGATTTCGACACAGATAGGCCTTTTACAACGGAAGACTTTGAGGCTATAGAGCAGGAAATGAATAAAATTATAAAAGAGGATTATAAGTTGGAAAGATTTGTTCTTCCAAAGGATAAAGCTATAAAATTAATGGAGGGAAAAGGTGAACCTTATAAAGTGGAGCTAATTAAAGAGATACCAGAAGGGGAGGAAATTTCTTTTTACAAACAAGGAGAATTTACTGACCTTTGCGCAGGACCTCACCTTATGTCAACAGGTATGGTAAAGACTATTAAATTGTTATCAGTTGCTGGTGCCTACTGGAAAGGCGACGAAAAAAATAAAATGCTTCAAAGAATATATGGAATAAGCTTTCCTAAAAAAAGCATGTTAGATGAATATTTACATATGTTAGAAGAAGCAAAAAAGAGAGACCATAGAAAATTAGGGAAAGAGCTGGATTTGTTTAGTATCCACCCTGAAGGACCAGGCTTTCCATTTTTCCATCCTAAAGGAATGATTATAAGAAACATTTTAGAAGATTTTTGGCGTAAGGAACATATGAAGCACGGTTATCAGGAAATAAAAACACCTATAATTTTAAATGAGGAATTGTGGCGTAGATCTGGACACTGGGACCATTACAAAGAAAATATGTATTTTACTGAAATAGACGGTGAAACTTACGCGATAAAACCCATGAATTGTCCTGGAGCAATGCTTGTTTACAAATCTACAATGCATAGTTACAGGGATTTACCCTTAAGACTTTGTGAATTGGGTTTAGTGCATAGACATGAACTTTCAGGAGTTTTGCATGGGCTTATGAGAGTAAGAAGTTTTACTCAGGATGATGCTCACTTGTTTATGACTCCTGAGCAGGTAGAAGACGAAATTTTAGGGGTTATAAATTTAGTGGATTATTTCTATAAAATCTTTGGCTTTGAGTATTTTGTTGAATTGTCTACACGTCCTGAAAATTCTATGGGGTCTGATGAAGACTGGGAATTGGCCACAAATGCTTTGATTTCTGCTTTAAACCGCGTGAATTTACCATATAAAGTTAATGAGGGGGATGGTGCATTTTACGGACCCAAAATAGATTTTCATTTAAAAGACAGCATAGGTCGTACATGGCAATGTGGAACTATCCAATTAGATTTCCAGATGCCTGAAAGGTTTGAACTGGAGTATATAGGCCCAGATGGAGAAAAACACAGACCTATAATGTTACACAGGGTAATTTACGGAAGTATAGAAAGATTTATTGGAATTCTTACTGAACATTTTGCGGGGGCTTTCCCAACTTGGCTGGCGCCAGTACAAGTTAGAGTTTTGCCTATATCTGATAAACACTATGCTTATGCCCAAAATGTATATGGGCGTCTGTTGGAAAATGACATAAGAGCTGAATTGGACGACAGAAATGAAAAAGTAGGATACAAAATACGAGAGGCACAACTTCAAAAGATTCCCTATATGCTGATTGTAGGGGATAAAGAAGTAGAACAAGGGACAGTATCTTTAAGGTCAAGAAAAGAAGGGGATCTAGGTGCTATTTCCTTAAGTGAGTTTATAGAAAAAATTCTTAAAGAAATCGCTACAAAAGCTTTATAA
- a CDS encoding MFS transporter produces the protein MKKNLEVYKHLKYNIKMNMINGLAWAIGFNMVNPFIGIYAIKLGADDFQVSLLNSLPALMVVIGVIPVTYLINSLKNVHKFAYIVLYIARAFYFLLALAPFFDKEFQPWIVVILVGVMNLPSMAVGMCWQSFMSELIPPEYRSKVFADRNFWTTIVATITVLVTGWLLDKIVFPINYQVIFTVAFIFGLIESYYFSRFHVVKRDLDEAKPGSFYEAFRNMFESKKFIYFNVTSFIYYFAWMMAWPIFTIYKVNFLHANNAWMSIFTIVSSIGSILAFYKWADLSNKRGNGFAVALSALLLGFIPLMWATAKNLYVGAIFDFLGGIAVGGYNMLLLNWLLELLPPTSEKMNYIAVFTLITQISAFIAPMFGMWLYTQMGYVAFMILTGIARIVVSILYFLVANYEDEIKEIEAKQ, from the coding sequence ATGAAAAAGAACTTAGAGGTTTACAAGCATTTGAAATACAACATAAAAATGAATATGATAAATGGTCTTGCATGGGCTATAGGCTTTAATATGGTTAACCCTTTTATTGGAATATATGCCATAAAATTAGGAGCCGACGATTTTCAGGTATCTCTTTTAAATTCTCTTCCCGCCCTTATGGTGGTAATTGGAGTAATTCCTGTGACCTACTTGATTAATAGCTTAAAGAATGTTCATAAATTTGCTTATATTGTTCTTTATATTGCACGAGCTTTTTATTTTTTACTTGCTCTTGCTCCCTTTTTTGATAAGGAGTTCCAACCGTGGATTGTAGTCATATTAGTAGGAGTAATGAATTTACCTTCTATGGCAGTTGGTATGTGTTGGCAGTCTTTTATGAGTGAATTAATTCCTCCAGAATATAGAAGTAAAGTTTTCGCTGACAGAAATTTTTGGACGACAATTGTGGCAACAATTACAGTTTTGGTAACAGGATGGTTGCTTGATAAAATAGTTTTCCCTATTAATTATCAAGTAATATTTACTGTTGCATTTATTTTCGGATTAATAGAATCTTATTATTTTTCAAGGTTTCATGTAGTAAAAAGAGATTTGGATGAAGCCAAGCCCGGAAGTTTTTATGAAGCTTTTAGAAACATGTTTGAGTCTAAGAAATTTATATATTTTAATGTAACTTCTTTTATATATTATTTTGCATGGATGATGGCTTGGCCCATCTTTACCATATATAAGGTAAATTTTTTGCATGCTAACAATGCATGGATGAGTATATTTACTATTGTTTCCTCTATTGGGTCTATTTTAGCTTTTTATAAATGGGCTGACCTGTCCAACAAAAGGGGAAACGGATTTGCTGTTGCATTAAGTGCATTGCTTCTAGGATTTATTCCCCTCATGTGGGCTACAGCTAAAAACCTTTATGTTGGCGCTATTTTTGATTTTTTAGGGGGTATAGCTGTAGGAGGTTATAACATGTTGCTCTTAAATTGGCTGTTAGAGCTTTTACCTCCTACTTCAGAAAAAATGAATTACATCGCCGTGTTTACATTAATTACTCAAATTTCCGCTTTTATTGCTCCTATGTTTGGAATGTGGCTTTATACACAAATGGGTTATGTAGCTTTTATGATTTTAACAGGTATTGCAAGAATAGTAGTGAGTATTTTGTACTTTTTAGTAGCTAATTATGAAGATGAGATTAAAGAAATTGAAGCAAAGCAGTGA
- a CDS encoding chorismate synthase, with protein sequence MRYITAGESHGEALIAVIEGLPSNLLIDEEFINKELKRRQGGYGRGGRMAIEEDKVHVLSGIRNGKTIGSPLTLEIINKDYENWKNKKTPEVTRPRPGHADLAGAIKYNQRDLRNILERSSARETAARVAVGSVAKLLLKELDIYVKSKVLEIGGVKAEEKWRRTIDEAKSKGDTLGGIIEIVIEGVPVGLGSHVQWDRKLDALLAYHVMSVQAIKAVEIGLGFEAARKPGSLVHDEIYYDEERGFYRKTNNAGGIEGGISNGSPIVIKAAMKPIPTLLKPLTSIDINTKEEVKAAYERSDVTAVEAAACVLEAVCAWVIADECLKKFGGDSIEELKKNYDAYLVYVKNF encoded by the coding sequence ATGAGATATATTACTGCTGGTGAATCCCATGGAGAAGCATTAATTGCTGTTATTGAAGGTCTTCCTTCAAATCTTTTGATAGATGAAGAGTTTATAAATAAAGAACTTAAAAGAAGGCAAGGGGGGTATGGAAGAGGAGGAAGAATGGCAATTGAGGAAGATAAAGTTCATGTATTAAGTGGTATAAGAAACGGTAAAACTATTGGCTCACCTTTAACTTTAGAGATTATAAATAAGGATTATGAAAACTGGAAGAATAAAAAGACGCCTGAAGTGACAAGGCCTAGACCGGGTCATGCGGACCTTGCAGGAGCAATAAAGTACAATCAGAGAGATTTGAGAAATATTTTGGAACGTTCAAGTGCGAGAGAGACGGCTGCAAGAGTGGCGGTGGGAAGTGTAGCGAAATTACTCCTCAAAGAGTTAGATATATATGTGAAAAGCAAGGTTTTGGAAATAGGTGGTGTAAAGGCAGAAGAAAAGTGGAGAAGGACAATTGATGAAGCTAAATCAAAAGGAGATACCTTAGGAGGTATAATAGAGATAGTAATAGAGGGTGTGCCTGTTGGATTAGGAAGTCATGTGCAATGGGACAGAAAATTAGATGCGCTTTTAGCCTATCATGTCATGAGTGTGCAGGCGATTAAGGCTGTAGAAATAGGCTTGGGCTTTGAAGCAGCAAGAAAACCTGGCTCTTTAGTCCACGATGAAATATATTATGACGAAGAAAGAGGATTTTATAGGAAGACCAACAATGCAGGAGGAATTGAAGGTGGAATTTCAAATGGAAGTCCTATAGTTATAAAAGCTGCTATGAAGCCAATTCCTACTCTTTTAAAACCCCTTACTTCTATTGACATAAATACTAAAGAGGAAGTAAAAGCTGCTTATGAGCGTTCAGATGTGACTGCTGTTGAAGCTGCTGCCTGTGTTTTAGAAGCAGTTTGTGCTTGGGTGATTGCTGATGAATGCCTTAAAAAATTTGGCGGTGATTCAATTGAGGAACTAAAGAAAAATTATGATGCATATTTAGTATATGTAAAAAATTTTTAA
- the infC gene encoding translation initiation factor IF-3 has product MRFYFFIIFRRCVFINKELQVNEEIRDKEVRLIDQDGKQIGIMSAKEAYKIAQERHLDLVKIAPQANPPVCKLMDFGKYRYELSKREKEAKKKQKIINVKEIRMSPTIEDHDFGVKLKSAIKFLKEGNKVKVTIRFRGREAAHTSLAEDLLKRFANELSEYGVIEKAPNIEGRNLMMVLTPKS; this is encoded by the coding sequence ATCCGCTTTTATTTTTTCATAATTTTTAGGAGGTGCGTATTTATTAACAAAGAGCTGCAGGTCAATGAGGAAATAAGGGACAAAGAGGTAAGGCTGATTGACCAAGACGGTAAGCAAATAGGTATAATGTCGGCAAAGGAAGCTTATAAAATTGCTCAAGAGCGACATCTTGATTTGGTTAAGATTGCCCCTCAAGCCAATCCGCCCGTGTGCAAATTGATGGATTTTGGTAAGTATAGGTATGAACTTAGTAAAAGAGAAAAAGAGGCAAAGAAAAAGCAAAAGATTATAAATGTAAAAGAAATAAGGATGTCCCCGACTATTGAAGACCATGACTTTGGTGTAAAGTTAAAAAGTGCTATTAAGTTTTTAAAAGAAGGTAATAAAGTAAAAGTTACTATAAGATTTAGAGGAAGGGAAGCAGCTCACACTTCGCTGGCAGAAGACCTTTTAAAAAGGTTTGCAAATGAGCTCAGTGAGTATGGCGTTATAGAAAAAGCTCCTAATATTGAGGGGCGAAATTTAATGATGGTATTAACACCAAAAAGTTAG
- the rpmI gene encoding 50S ribosomal protein L35 gives MPKMKTHRGAAKRFKVLKSGKVKRSRAYKSHLLTHKNAKRKRRLRKATYLVGADAKNIKRLLPYS, from the coding sequence ATGCCTAAAATGAAAACACATAGAGGAGCAGCAAAAAGGTTTAAAGTGTTAAAGTCAGGAAAAGTTAAAAGGTCGAGAGCTTATAAAAGTCACCTTTTGACACATAAAAATGCAAAAAGAAAAAGAAGATTGAGAAAAGCTACTTATTTGGTAGGTGCGGATGCTAAAAATATCAAACGCTTATTACCTTATTCATAA
- the rplT gene encoding 50S ribosomal protein L20, with amino-acid sequence MARVKFGKVTRRRRKKILKLAKGYFGAKSKLFRVANQAVMKSLMYAYIGRKLRKRDFRKLWITRINAAARAHGISYSRFINGLKKAGIEINRKMLSEMAINDEKAFAELVNIAKQQLNA; translated from the coding sequence ATGGCTAGAGTAAAATTTGGGAAAGTGACGAGGAGAAGACGCAAGAAAATATTGAAGCTTGCAAAAGGTTATTTTGGAGCTAAGAGCAAGCTTTTTAGAGTTGCCAATCAAGCAGTAATGAAATCTTTAATGTATGCTTATATTGGCAGAAAATTAAGAAAGAGAGATTTTAGAAAGCTTTGGATAACAAGAATAAATGCTGCTGCAAGAGCCCACGGAATTTCCTACAGCAGGTTTATAAATGGGCTTAAAAAGGCTGGAATAGAAATTAACAGGAAGATGCTTTCAGAAATGGCGATAAACGACGAAAAAGCCTTTGCAGAATTAGTAAATATAGCTAAGCAGCAGTTAAACGCATAA
- a CDS encoding TrmH family RNA methyltransferase: MLITSENNDLIKKIKKLKDKKGRYEEGMFFVEGTTNVLEALKSDFEIEYIVMGEGVKIDIPKGDFEIVHTTERIFKKISDTVTPQMVMAIIKIPKYVENTYIKEKGVYVIADNIQDPGNLGTIIRTADAFGVSAIFTINNCVDVFNPKVLRASMGSIFHIPVIAATSQILLKLKQRGIKVFATYLKAQKLVHECNISDKVAFVLGNEAKGVSVVDLVDDFVKIPMTGEAESLNVSIAASIFLYESQRQRLIKNN, encoded by the coding sequence ATGTTAATTACGAGTGAAAACAATGACCTTATAAAAAAAATAAAAAAGCTAAAAGACAAAAAGGGCCGATATGAAGAAGGGATGTTTTTTGTAGAGGGTACTACAAATGTATTGGAGGCTTTAAAAAGTGACTTTGAAATAGAGTACATAGTTATGGGGGAAGGGGTTAAAATAGATATTCCCAAAGGGGATTTTGAAATTGTACATACTACTGAAAGAATCTTTAAGAAAATAAGTGATACAGTAACTCCACAAATGGTCATGGCGATTATAAAAATACCAAAATATGTAGAAAATACTTATATAAAAGAAAAGGGTGTATATGTTATAGCAGACAATATTCAAGACCCAGGAAATTTAGGTACTATAATACGTACGGCTGATGCATTTGGAGTTAGTGCTATTTTTACTATAAATAACTGTGTGGATGTTTTTAATCCAAAGGTTTTAAGAGCCTCTATGGGTTCTATTTTTCACATTCCTGTCATAGCTGCTACTTCACAAATTTTGTTAAAACTTAAGCAAAGGGGAATAAAAGTTTTTGCAACTTACTTAAAAGCCCAAAAATTAGTTCATGAATGCAATATTTCGGATAAAGTAGCTTTTGTTTTGGGGAATGAAGCGAAAGGTGTCAGCGTTGTAGACTTGGTAGATGACTTTGTGAAAATACCTATGACAGGGGAGGCAGAGTCTTTAAATGTTTCAATCGCTGCTAGTATATTTTTATACGAATCTCAAAGGCAGAGGTTGATAAAAAATAATTAG
- the pheS gene encoding phenylalanine--tRNA ligase subunit alpha, whose translation MEELLRKLYEDAQKEILSADSLQQIENLRVKYLGKKGELTQILRGMGSLKPEERPVIGQIANEVREKIEGLLTETKNKIAQLEKEKRIKSEYIDITMPGKPYEYGHKHPMTQVLDEIKKIFLGLGFSIAEGPEIEFTYYNFEALNTPEDHPARDLQDTFYVTSDILLRTQTSPVQVRTMEKNKPPIRVISPGRVYRSDEIDATHSPVFHQMEGLVVDEGITMGDLKGVLNIFAKKFFGEDTQTKFRPHYFPFTEPSAEMDVSCFACGGKGCRVCGYTGWIEILGAGMVHPNVLRMSGIDPEKYSGFAFGLGIDRITMLKYGIEDLRLLFENDLRFIQQF comes from the coding sequence ATGGAAGAATTGTTGCGCAAGCTTTATGAAGATGCACAAAAAGAAATTCTGTCAGCTGATAGTTTACAGCAAATTGAAAACTTAAGAGTTAAATACTTAGGTAAAAAAGGCGAATTGACGCAAATTTTAAGGGGAATGGGAAGTTTAAAGCCTGAAGAAAGACCTGTAATTGGTCAAATTGCCAATGAAGTTAGAGAGAAAATTGAGGGTTTACTCACAGAAACAAAAAATAAAATTGCCCAATTAGAAAAAGAAAAGAGGATAAAAAGTGAGTACATAGACATAACTATGCCGGGTAAACCTTATGAGTACGGTCACAAACATCCCATGACACAAGTATTGGATGAAATTAAAAAGATATTTTTAGGATTAGGCTTTTCTATTGCAGAAGGGCCAGAAATAGAGTTTACTTATTACAACTTTGAGGCATTAAATACTCCAGAGGACCATCCAGCGAGAGACTTACAGGATACCTTTTATGTGACTTCTGATATACTTTTGAGGACTCAAACATCCCCGGTACAAGTAAGGACTATGGAGAAAAATAAGCCTCCAATAAGGGTTATATCTCCTGGAAGGGTTTATAGGTCTGATGAGATAGATGCAACTCACTCTCCAGTATTTCATCAGATGGAAGGGCTTGTAGTAGATGAAGGAATAACAATGGGAGATTTAAAAGGAGTTTTAAATATATTTGCGAAGAAATTTTTTGGGGAAGACACTCAAACCAAATTTAGACCTCATTATTTTCCCTTTACAGAACCCAGTGCAGAAATGGACGTGAGCTGTTTTGCTTGTGGTGGAAAAGGTTGTAGAGTTTGCGGTTATACTGGTTGGATTGAAATTTTAGGTGCAGGCATGGTACATCCTAATGTTTTGAGAATGTCTGGTATTGATCCTGAAAAATACAGTGGATTTGCTTTTGGATTGGGGATAGATAGGATTACAATGCTGAAATACGGAATAGAAGATTTGAGACTTCTTTTTGAAAATGATTTAAGGTTTATACAACAGTTTTAA